The Rickettsia felis URRWXCal2 genome contains the following window.
TACTATATATGTTTTTAAGAAACTTATTGCTTCTGCCCCTATATCCGTTACTACAAATCCGTCTTTAATTGAACGAAGCGTTGAGTAGTTTAATAAAATACAGAACATCATAAATGCCATAGGCAAAAACTTCTTATTTTCGTATTTTTCTATGGGCCAAATTACTTTTCTTAGTTCCGAGAGATAATTATCACTTTTGGGAGTATTCATAAATTAAATTTTTCTATTTATTTTGAAGATAAATATTATACTAGAATATGTTAGAAAAGTCAAACCTATTGATTTTTTCTCAAAGGAAATATAAATAAAATGTATTAACTCTGAGATGTATAAAAGAAATTTACTTGATTTTAATTTCTATCTATAATTTTCTATTTATAAACTATTAAAATAAAATTAGGCAGTTATATGCTTGTATAACCTAAATTTTTTCGATATCGTACTGTACGAGTATAGTTAAGTGTTAGATTTTAAAAGTGTTGTTGATTTATTAGAAAAATTACCTACTGAACAAAAGTGCATAGATTATTTTACTTATATACGTTAGGCTAACGGAGCTTATTGTCTGCATTGCGGCAACCAAAAGATTTTTCATTATTTATTTTATAAACCCTTGGTAGTTCGACATGAAACTCAAAGTAGTTAAAAACGAAGAATTATCTTTTAACGAGGCTTTAGCAATGATAGGTCAAGCTCCGTTAAAAATTAATTCTCCAGAGATTGAAGAAGACGGAATCCTTAAACCATTTATAAAATGGGCAGGGGGAAAAAGAAGCCTTATCAAAGAGTTGTGCTTACGCTTACCAGCTAGTTACAATAATTATTATGAGCCTTTTGTAGGAGAAGGAGCACTTTTTTTTGCACTCGTTCCGGACAAAACTATTATATCAGATATAAACTTAGATTTGATTATTACATACAAGGTGATTAAGGATGAAGCTCGAGCATTAATTGAGCTATTAGCTAAGCATAATGCTAATCACTCTCAAGATTATTACTATGCTGTTAGAAAGAACGCAAATAGCGATAACCCTATTGAAATAGCAGCACGTTTCATATACCTTAACAAGACCTGTTATAATGGTCTTTATAGAGTAAATAGCAAAGGAGAATTCAATGTCCCGATGGGAGCTTATATTAATCCTAATATTCTTGATGAGAATAACATAATTGCGTGTAGTAAAGCTTTGCAAAATGCTGAAATAATATATCAGGATTTCGGCAATATTTCGCCTAAGCCTAAAGATTTCGTTTATATAAACCCGCCATATCAACCTATTAATCATACTTCATTTACAAAATATACAAAGCTTGACTTTACAGAAGCAGATCAGATTAAGCTTTATGAAAAATGCAGAGAATTACATAAGAACGGTGTATATTTTATGCTTTCAAATTCAGATAGCGATTTTATAAAGAACTTATACAAGTCTTTTAGTATAGATATAGTAAATGCACCGAGAAGCATAAATTGTAAATCCGACAGTAGGCAAAGAACTAATGAAGTTTTAATAAGAAATTATTAGTACAATGGTAAAATAAATTGAAATTTTACAAGCTAATAAAACTGGAAACGAACTTGAGATTTTTATACAGGATCGACTAAAAAGAGAAGAGTATTGTTTTGTACTTAATAAAAGATTTAGTGCAGCTAAGATCCTTAAACAGCCTATTTATACTAGACAGTTTGAAGTTGGCAAAAGTATTTATGGTACTAAATGGAAATGTGATTTTATATTATATCATCCAGAACGTCACCCCAATTGCCTAGTAATAGAATCTAAGTGGCAACAATCAGGAGGTTCGGTTGATGAAAAATATCCTTATCTTGTGCTAAACATATAAGAACAAGGAATTTACGATACTATAATAATAATTGATGGTAATGGATATAAAAAAGAAGCCTTGAAATGGCTAAAGGCTCAAGTTGGCAGTAATTTAATAGAAGTTTTTAGTATGTCTGAATTTACATCTTGGGTAAATAAAAAGAAAATATAGGTTATACAAATATATAATTCCCATAAAATATATGTCCAAATTAAAAATAGCTATATTATTAACTGCTATAATTTTCATAACAGGTTGTAAAAGTAATATGAAAAATGAAAACAATATTTCATTACCAGAATATGTAACCTTAAACTTAGAGACTCTAAATAATTTTGAGGCTAAAACTATTAGGGTGAAAGCAAAAACGTTAAACTTCCCTTTATCTGCAGAAGACTTACGTGATGTATCTATATTAGAGAAGAAATATGATCAAGAAGAAAATTGTGCAGGGCTTGCCGCACCGCAAATAAGCATATCAAAATGTATAATAATATTTGCAGTACATGAAAATGAAGAGTTAAAAAAATGGCGTCCTAACCTTAAGGATACAATGCCTAAAACTATTTGGATTAACCCCTCATATAAACCGATAGGTATTGATAAACATGAAGATTACGAAGGATGCTTTTCTGTTGAAAATGCTACAGGTCCAGTTGCAAGATTCAAAAAGATTCATTATCACGCATATGATATAAATGGAAATCAAATCCAAGGCATCGCAGAAGGATTTTTAGCAAGAGTTATCCAGCATGAAATCGATCATCTAAACGGAAAAGTATTTTTAGATTATGCAGCTCCCAAAAAAATAATGACAAAAGAAAAATATTTAGAAAAACGTAAAAAAGCTATGGAGCAGGAAAATATAAAATCTTAGTCTTGTCTGAGTTCTCTAAACCTTATAAATATCATTTTAGCTAAAATTTAGTATGTCATTCCCGCGTGGCATTGTTGCGTGGACCGGTAAAACCCACTGTGTCACCCCGTGGCTTGACCACGGGGCCCATAAAAACAATAAAATATACTAATAATTTTAGTATTTTAACTGGATCCCGTGGTCAAGCCACGGGATGACAGAGGTGAAATTGATCCATGCAACAATGCCTCGCAGGAATAATATCATTCCATGTTAAGGCAGCGTAAATTTATTTTATATTATTTGGTATAATAACTATTGCATCGGATACGGGACGTATTGTATGTTCGCCTAAAGCTTCATCTTCATCTCCTGTAACATTATTTATAATTTTTCCGCCCATAAATAACGTAGAAGAGCCACCACCGTCTAAATTGATTGCCGATTCACATCCAAGGTTTAACATATAATCTGCAAGTTCTGTTTTGCCCTATCACATTATCATTAACAAGATGTTTTTCTAAAATTTTTAACGCTTCGGGAATTGTTAATTTTTCAAAAGTTATACCTTTTTCTTTTTGTAGAATTGATCTAACTTGTGCAAGTTTAAGGTCTTTTATGTGTTGCTTATAAATATGCTCGGCTACAACTATCACTATAGTACCGTCATTACGCACTCCTAAAGCAGTACGAGCATGAGCCGGATCATCTTGCTTTATATTATCTACAATATTTTGACCGTTTTGAACTAATACAGGAATGCCTGTTACTACTGAAGCAGTTTTGCTTAAATTTATATACTTACCGTCTTTATCAATAAATTCTAAATTCAGCTTCACGGCATCATTTATATTTACTATCGGCAAGCTTACTTCTTTTGGGAAAGATAATACAAAACCTTTTTGCGGAATTTGATTATCACCATGATTGCTTATGTCGATAATAATCAAATTCTGATCAATCAAGATTTCCTTATTAGTATATGGAGTTAATGTAGTAGATGCCCACACATTATTATAGAAGGTAATATCTTTTGGATTTGAAAAATAATTAACTTGATTTGGAATAATCGATTTATCTCCTATATCTATAGAAATTTTTGCACTAGCCTTGGTAATTTGAATATTATTTTGATCTATGATTAACAAACTTTGTAGTTGTTTTCTAAGACTAAATAGCTTGCCGTCAACCATTAAGGTAAGGCTAGGTCTCCGTCATCGCTACCTGCAATCTCAAAGAATCCGGCATTAATAGCAGCAACTGCATTAGTGCGGCGTGCTATGCGTCTACTGTTTCTCTGCCTATAACCTGATTGTGAGCTTTAACTAATTTTAACCCAAAATTCTTAGGATCAATAGTTAACACATGAATAACATGCTTATCTTGCTCATAACGATTATAGGTTAAGCCTTTATGTTCCTTTGCATATATTTTAAAACTGATTATTAAAATCACGAATAAATAAACTAATCTAATCATATTGTTTTACTTTTTTTTACAATAAAATTTAACCATAATGCTTCTTTACTTGGAGAGAATCTCTTACTCTTTTCCGTCCATATTTTAACTATATCAAACAGCCCATCAAAATAAGGTTTTATTGTATCTTCATTCATATTGTAAAAATCACGAGCATCACGTTGTATAATATCTGAACCATATCCGTAAGAAGCATAAAAAATTCCTTCCGGCTTTAATGCAGCATGAATTTTTTTATAAACGTCTTTTGTTTCATTATAAGGCACATGAAGAAGAGTTGCTTGAGCCCAAACTCCATCAAACAACTCCTTAAAATCGATATCTTGAAAAGTTGAGTGCAGTACATTTATTCCGGTTTCTTTTGAAGCTAGTTTAACCATTTCACTTGAGCCATCAAAAGCGGTAACTTGATAATTTTGGCTTAAAAAATATTTTGTATCACGACCAACTCCGCAACCGGCATCTAGAATATGAGCTTTATTCGGCAAATAGCTAATAAATTCTTTATAATTATCAGATAAATCTGCATTGATTGTTCTGTTATAAAACTCTTGAGCATTATTATTATAATATTGTATATTTTTCATAATTTTATATTTATTCCCAACTATTAGTATATTTATACTCACCAAACAATAAAATACAAATAATTTCTATTATATCTTTTCATTGACTATTAGACTTAAAAATGGTCTACTTATTAAGAAGTTCTTGCGTAGATACCGCAGTCGTCATTGCGAGGAGCGAAGCATTGTTGCAATCCAGAAAAATAATTAAAAAAATTCTGTAAATCAGAATTTTTTTTCTTCCTTGCTTCGTCGAATTACTGCGTAATTCTTCTTAGCTCAGACGGAAAACCGATCCATGCAACAACGCCACTTATTAAGAATAAGGCTTAAGGTTTATATGATAAAAAAAATAATATTTGGAATAGCTATTTTACTGAGTCTAAGCTGCTTTGCCAATAGTACAACTTCTGACGGCTCAAAAAAAGATGCAGCAAAAACCAACGACGGTACAACACAAAAAATTATAGATGATTTTTCTGCTTACGCCGGTACTATAAAACCGGAAGTACGCAAGGAAATACAAGAATATAGAGTAGAAATAGTCGATATTAA
Protein-coding sequences here:
- the def3 gene encoding Polypeptide deformylase, yielding MSKLKIAILLTAIIFITGCKSNMKNENNISLPEYVTLNLETLNNFEAKTIRVKAKTLNFPLSAEDLRDVSILEKKYDQEENCAGLAAPQISISKCIIIFAVHENEELKKWRPNLKDTMPKTIWINPSYKPIGIDKHEDYEGCFSVENATGPVARFKKIHYHAYDINGNQIQGIAEGFLARVIQHEIDHLNGKVFLDYAAPKKIMTKEKYLEKRKKAMEQENIKS
- a CDS encoding Tellurite resistance protein-related protein, which gives rise to MSINILIVGNKYKIMKNIQYYNNNAQEFYNRTINADLSDNYKEFISYLPNKAHILDAGCGVGRDTKYFLSQNYQVTAFDGSSEMVKLASKETGINVLHSTFQDIDFKELFDGVWAQATLLHVPYNETKDVYKKIHAALKPEGIFYASYGYGSDIIQRDARDFYNMNEDTIKPYFDGLFDIVKIWTEKSKRFSPSKEALWLNFIVKKSKTI
- the dam gene encoding Site-specific DNA adenine methylase; this translates as MKLKVVKNEELSFNEALAMIGQAPLKINSPEIEEDGILKPFIKWAGGKRSLIKELCLRLPASYNNYYEPFVGEGALFFALVPDKTIISDINLDLIITYKVIKDEARALIELLAKHNANHSQDYYYAVRKNANSDNPIEIAARFIYLNKTCYNGLYRVNSKGEFNVPMGAYINPNILDENNIIACSKALQNAEIIYQDFGNISPKPKDFVYINPPYQPINHTSFTKYTKLDFTEADQIKLYEKCRELHKNGVYFMLSNSDSDFIKNLYKSFSIDIVNAPRSINCKSDSRQRTNEVLIRNY